One stretch of Candidatus Limnocylindria bacterium DNA includes these proteins:
- a CDS encoding DNA alkylation repair protein produces MTAATPKAARRFFEQRYRAAGSAERAVGTKAYLKSDLRFYGTTMPEIRRAANDFAREHPDLSRAQLRGIVDDLWTTDVFELRSAGVALLSKYSELLTERDLTWLVGLVRRSKTWAHVDWLAADVIGGVVGESRTALRRLPAWARDENFWVRRTALLAQLRTLSHEAGDFPLFARLAAPMLSEREFFIRKAIGWILREVSKKRPDLTFVFLRENLGKVSGLTLSEGAKYLPAAQRRELGLAPTAAWIERGRRRKASGAI; encoded by the coding sequence GTGACGGCGGCGACGCCCAAAGCAGCGCGGCGCTTCTTCGAACAGCGCTACCGAGCGGCCGGCTCGGCCGAGCGCGCCGTCGGCACAAAGGCGTATCTCAAGAGCGACCTCCGCTTCTACGGCACGACCATGCCGGAGATCCGGCGCGCGGCGAACGACTTCGCGCGCGAGCACCCCGACCTTAGTCGCGCGCAGCTGCGCGGGATCGTCGACGACCTTTGGACGACGGATGTATTCGAGCTTCGTTCCGCGGGCGTCGCACTGCTCTCGAAGTACTCGGAGCTGCTCACGGAGCGCGACCTCACCTGGCTCGTCGGCCTCGTGCGTCGCTCAAAGACCTGGGCGCACGTCGACTGGCTCGCCGCCGATGTCATCGGCGGCGTGGTCGGCGAGTCGCGCACAGCGCTGCGCCGCTTGCCCGCGTGGGCACGCGACGAGAACTTCTGGGTGCGCCGGACAGCGCTTCTCGCGCAGCTCCGGACGCTGAGTCATGAGGCGGGCGACTTCCCGCTCTTCGCGCGCCTCGCCGCACCGATGCTCAGCGAGCGCGAGTTCTTCATTCGCAAGGCGATCGGGTGGATCCTGCGCGAGGTGAGCAAGAAGCGACCGGACCTAACGTTCGTGTTCCTGCGCGAGAACCTGGGCAAGGTGTCCGGGCTCACGCTGAGCGAGGGAGCGAAGTACCTGCCCGCAGCGCAGCGGCGGGAACTCGGGTTGGCACCGACGGCAGCGTGGATCGAACGCGGGCGTCGCCGGAAGGCGTCAGGCGCTATCTAG
- a CDS encoding alpha/beta fold hydrolase produces the protein MRESIVQHAGYRIRVKSCGPSDGPHAVLLPGMGATAVALAPQARAFRALGYTTHIVELPGFGLAPALRKADARFSQLADLVLHVVGELGVQRAVFLGHSLGGGIALQIALRRPAAVAGLVLVAPAGLGRSMLWAYKLYCVPLIGRALLRPYEHGTGAMLRRFLIGRARRNDEHFIRQLLRRDRRSPATTRSIRAIVWANQPPRWRRLLLLPFPGGEQLGYTLRGHVAALRDIPTLVLWGTDDRVFSARDAALFRRANPTAEVHVARGIGHMLPLEAPAWANEHIAWFDAFQLRRGEVPAA, from the coding sequence ATGCGTGAGTCGATCGTCCAGCACGCCGGGTACCGCATCCGCGTCAAGTCCTGCGGTCCTTCGGACGGGCCGCACGCCGTTCTCCTACCCGGCATGGGCGCGACAGCCGTCGCGCTGGCACCACAGGCACGCGCGTTCCGCGCGCTCGGCTACACCACACACATCGTCGAGCTGCCTGGCTTCGGCCTCGCGCCCGCGCTGCGGAAGGCCGACGCGCGCTTCTCGCAGCTCGCGGATCTCGTGCTACATGTTGTTGGCGAGCTGGGGGTCCAGCGCGCCGTGTTTCTCGGACACTCGCTCGGCGGTGGAATAGCCCTTCAGATCGCGCTCCGGCGGCCCGCGGCCGTTGCGGGTCTCGTGCTGGTCGCGCCAGCCGGCCTCGGACGCTCGATGCTCTGGGCATACAAGCTGTACTGCGTCCCGCTCATCGGCCGCGCGCTGCTCCGTCCCTACGAACACGGCACCGGCGCGATGCTTCGGCGCTTCCTCATCGGCAGGGCGCGGCGGAACGACGAACATTTCATCCGGCAGCTGCTGCGTCGCGACCGCAGGTCTCCGGCAACGACACGCTCGATCCGCGCGATCGTCTGGGCGAATCAGCCGCCGCGCTGGCGGCGCCTTCTGCTCCTGCCGTTCCCCGGTGGCGAGCAGCTCGGCTACACGCTGCGTGGCCACGTCGCCGCTCTGCGTGACATCCCGACGCTGGTGCTGTGGGGAACCGACGACCGCGTCTTCTCAGCGCGCGACGCCGCGCTCTTCCGGCGTGCGAACCCGACCGCCGAGGTGCACGTCGCACGCGGGATCGGGCACATGCTTCCGCTCGAAGCGCCCGCCTGGGCGAACGAGCACATCGCGTGGTTCGACGCCTTCCAGCTTCGGCGTGGAGAGGTCCCCGCGGCCTAG
- the glnII gene encoding glutamine synthetase GlnII, translated as MGVYRAEYIWIDGTQPTQKLRSKTKIVPKGDKPPIWGFDGSSTQQATGDRSDCVLQPVFTCPDPIRGGDDLLVLCEVMLVSGQPHPSNMRRANADMAGRYATFDTWFGIEQEYTLFRGMRPLGFPDSGFPAPQGGYYCGVGADEVFGREVVEAHLDACLRAGLKISGINAEVMPGQWEFQVGPLNAPQIGDQLWLARWLLYRVGEPFGISATLYPKPVRGDWNGAGAHTNFSTNEMRRDYDACIAAAEALGTRHDLHIANYGFGIEERLTGLHETCSYKEFRYGVSDRGASVRIPWQVAKDKQGYIEDRRPNANADPYVTTRLILETVCGAREAKRSSSRNGPVVRAPKASSAKRKKVAV; from the coding sequence ATGGGCGTCTATCGGGCCGAGTACATCTGGATCGACGGCACTCAGCCGACGCAGAAGCTGCGTTCGAAGACGAAGATCGTGCCGAAGGGCGACAAGCCGCCCATCTGGGGCTTCGACGGATCGAGCACGCAACAGGCGACGGGCGACCGATCGGACTGCGTGCTTCAGCCCGTATTCACGTGCCCGGATCCGATCCGGGGCGGGGACGATCTGCTCGTGCTCTGCGAGGTCATGCTCGTGAGCGGGCAGCCGCATCCGTCGAACATGCGACGCGCGAACGCCGATATGGCCGGGCGCTACGCGACCTTTGATACCTGGTTCGGGATCGAGCAGGAATACACGCTCTTCCGTGGTATGCGCCCGCTCGGCTTTCCCGACAGCGGCTTCCCGGCACCGCAGGGCGGCTACTACTGCGGCGTCGGCGCGGATGAGGTCTTCGGCCGCGAGGTCGTCGAAGCCCACCTTGACGCCTGCCTGAGGGCCGGGCTCAAGATCTCCGGTATCAACGCCGAGGTCATGCCGGGTCAGTGGGAGTTCCAGGTCGGTCCACTCAACGCTCCCCAGATCGGCGATCAGCTGTGGCTTGCGCGCTGGCTGCTGTACCGCGTCGGCGAGCCGTTCGGCATCAGCGCGACGCTCTATCCCAAACCGGTCCGTGGCGACTGGAACGGTGCCGGCGCGCACACGAACTTCTCGACGAACGAGATGCGCCGGGACTACGACGCCTGCATCGCCGCAGCCGAGGCGCTCGGCACGCGGCACGACCTCCATATCGCGAACTACGGCTTCGGGATCGAGGAGCGCCTCACCGGGCTTCACGAGACATGCTCATACAAGGAGTTCCGCTACGGTGTGAGCGACCGCGGCGCGTCGGTACGCATTCCGTGGCAGGTCGCGAAGGACAAGCAGGGCTACATCGAGGATCGCCGGCCGAATGCGAACGCCGACCCGTACGTCACGACGCGCCTCATCCTGGAGACCGTCTGCGGCGCTCGTGAGGCGAAGCGGTCTTCGAGCAGGAATGGGCCGGTCGTTCGCGCGCCGAAGGCGTCGAGCGCGAAACGAAAAAAGGTCGCGGTCTAG
- a CDS encoding glutaredoxin family protein: MERPECGLCDETLGTLRRLSRRTPLDIERVDVTRDVGLLDRYVVRVPVLVVGDAELDVAGINEEAIARWLDEVGR; encoded by the coding sequence ATGGAGCGGCCCGAGTGCGGACTCTGTGACGAGACGCTTGGCACACTACGCCGCCTCAGCCGCCGCACGCCGCTGGACATCGAGCGAGTGGACGTGACGCGCGACGTTGGCCTCCTCGATCGCTACGTCGTGCGTGTACCGGTCTTGGTCGTCGGTGACGCTGAGCTCGACGTCGCGGGCATCAACGAGGAGGCGATCGCACGCTGGCTCGACGAGGTCGGCCGGTGA